The following coding sequences lie in one Paenibacillus durus ATCC 35681 genomic window:
- a CDS encoding flagellar hook capping FlgD N-terminal domain-containing protein, whose product MATSDNMISTNNVWPNYSAGNVSDSSKGNQTLGKDQFLKILVTQLQNQDPMQPLQDKEFIAQMAQFTSVEQLMNISGQLTALNQSLGTVSGLIGKNVSWLDSSTSEQKSGTVDSIVVSDGVQYALVGKEKIALKDITQIKNSDSTSAAGDAGSGGGTAS is encoded by the coding sequence ATGGCAACCTCGGATAATATGATATCCACAAATAATGTATGGCCGAACTATTCGGCAGGTAACGTCTCGGACAGCAGTAAGGGCAACCAAACGCTCGGGAAAGACCAATTTCTTAAAATATTGGTTACGCAGTTGCAGAATCAGGATCCGATGCAGCCTTTACAAGATAAGGAGTTTATTGCTCAAATGGCTCAATTTACGTCTGTTGAGCAGCTTATGAACATCTCCGGTCAATTAACGGCGCTCAATCAGTCGCTTGGCACGGTTTCAGGTCTAATTGGGAAAAATGTCAGCTGGCTTGACAGCTCTACTTCAGAGCAGAAATCGGGAACGGTGGATTCCATTGTCGTTAGCGACGGAGTGCAGTACGCTCTTGTGGGCAAAGAGAAGATAGCGCTCAAGGACATCACGCAGATTAAAAATAGCGACAGCACCTCGGCGGCGGGGGACGCCGGCAGCGGAGGCGGGACGGCATCATGA
- a CDS encoding flagellar hook-length control protein FliK: MMSLVFQMISSGKGLNAKAAASTGSSGIEGVIGTAGNGMFSQTLLQSMAGAASGMTAASKGDTAAVTLQNLLKTTVSGTTDKDGEMSSATGQELLGQLLPELTKLDEQIELNPELLAALQGWLIQVSALLSGADAKEGQAENALTALAQNPATARFAVQDELNNLAARFQQAAESGDEAAAGTALKLLNSFAAILEPYTGTGSASNETSVQSAAPQAAVVGKLQERQKENVGNNSEGTGPSKVGDLIANKSDASGSGKAPASSGDVKAAAGDLMNFKVTSTSAEGKENPKASADILSEIVADQDSTTGDSKVITAGQLMLRDGITAPLKTETPQVPVHRFAQEMTGFITGKLEIVNKGGIAEATISLFPENLGQVDVKITMQNGQLVAHFTTEHAGAKDLLENQMSQLRAALQSQGLQVEKLEVSQNNTSQQSQLFQEGRHSGAGGQGSDKRSKERKEASDDAILTAELDGEWKEWLNSERQSIRSLTGQFSAEA, encoded by the coding sequence ATGATGAGTCTTGTATTTCAAATGATTTCTTCAGGGAAAGGTCTTAATGCCAAAGCAGCTGCTTCTACCGGGTCTTCCGGGATAGAAGGAGTTATCGGCACTGCGGGAAACGGGATGTTCTCCCAGACTCTGTTGCAATCGATGGCAGGCGCAGCTTCTGGGATGACAGCAGCTTCAAAAGGCGATACGGCAGCAGTAACTTTACAGAACCTTCTGAAGACGACAGTATCCGGCACAACAGATAAGGATGGCGAAATGTCGAGCGCGACCGGCCAAGAGCTGCTGGGTCAACTTCTTCCCGAGCTTACGAAACTGGATGAACAGATCGAATTGAATCCCGAACTGCTGGCGGCGCTTCAGGGCTGGCTGATTCAGGTCTCCGCTCTTTTGTCGGGTGCTGATGCAAAGGAAGGTCAAGCTGAGAACGCGCTTACGGCACTTGCGCAGAACCCTGCTACCGCAAGGTTTGCTGTTCAGGATGAACTGAACAACCTCGCGGCCAGATTTCAGCAAGCTGCAGAAAGCGGCGATGAAGCGGCAGCAGGCACAGCGCTGAAGCTGCTGAATAGCTTTGCGGCAATCCTTGAACCGTATACTGGAACTGGATCGGCTTCCAATGAAACTTCTGTACAGTCTGCTGCCCCTCAAGCTGCCGTTGTTGGAAAGCTTCAAGAACGCCAAAAGGAGAACGTCGGCAATAATTCCGAAGGAACCGGTCCTTCCAAGGTCGGAGACTTGATTGCGAACAAGTCGGACGCTTCCGGATCCGGAAAAGCTCCCGCGAGCTCTGGCGATGTCAAGGCGGCAGCAGGTGATTTGATGAACTTTAAAGTGACTTCGACATCCGCAGAAGGTAAGGAGAATCCCAAGGCAAGTGCGGATATACTATCCGAAATAGTTGCTGACCAGGATTCTACCACAGGAGATAGCAAAGTCATTACCGCAGGCCAGCTCATGCTTAGGGACGGAATTACGGCTCCTCTGAAGACAGAGACTCCGCAAGTTCCGGTTCATAGATTTGCGCAGGAAATGACAGGTTTTATTACAGGCAAGCTGGAGATTGTCAATAAGGGCGGAATTGCCGAAGCGACAATATCTCTGTTTCCGGAAAATCTGGGACAAGTAGATGTCAAGATCACGATGCAGAACGGTCAGTTGGTCGCGCATTTCACGACTGAGCATGCTGGAGCCAAAGATTTGCTGGAGAATCAGATGTCCCAACTGCGCGCTGCGCTTCAATCCCAGGGACTGCAGGTAGAAAAACTGGAAGTTTCACAGAACAACACTTCCCAGCAGTCGCAGCTTTTTCAAGAGGGACGCCATTCGGGAGCAGGCGGTCAGGGTTCCGACAAACGCTCCAAAGAGCGGAAGGAAGCTTCAGATGATGCTATTCTTACCGCCGAACTCGATGGGGAATGGAAAGAATGGCTGAATAGTGAAAGACAAAGTATCCGCAGCCTGACAGGCCAGTTCTCAGCCGAGGCTTAG